A region from the Vicia villosa cultivar HV-30 ecotype Madison, WI linkage group LG3, Vvil1.0, whole genome shotgun sequence genome encodes:
- the LOC131660880 gene encoding patatin-like protein 2 isoform X1, translating into MERSQSSLLQIQPPTYGNLVTILSIDGGGIRGLIPATILEYLESELQELDGESARLADYFDVITGTSTGGLVTAMLSAPNDKQRPLFAAKDIKPFYLEHCPSIFPQNKHMLGPMGKLFRSLAGPKYDGKYLHNVVMEKLGEIRVHQTLTNIVIPAFDIKTMQPIIFSTYQSKRTPCMDARLSDICISTSAAPTYLPGHNFKNQDTEGNVHEFNLIDGGVCANNPTLVAVNEVTKQIVNQNNDFYAIKPMEYSRFLIISLGTGTPKNEQKFDAKMAAKWGLLNWLAHGGSTPLIDIFSQASGDMVDFHIATVTQALNCQDNYLRIQDDTLTGIDSSVDIATKENLENLCKIGERLLKKPVTKVNLENGMCEPTGNAETNQEALKRYLRFSMIIKYQPFFFFADDSLYIYMFNS; encoded by the exons ATGGAGAGATCACAATCCTCACTTCTACAAATTCAGCCCCCAACTTATGGAAACTTAGTGACAATTCTAAGTATCGATGGTGGCGGTATTAGAGGCCTTATTCCTGCAACTATCCTTGAGTACCTTGAATCAGAACTTCAGGAATTGGACGGTGAATCTGCAAGACTTGCCGATTACTTTGATGTGATTACCGGAACAAGTACGGGTGGTCTTGTAACTGCCATGTTAAGTGCTCCAAATGATAAACAACGTCCACTTTTTGCTGCTAAAGATATCAAGCCCTTTTATTTGGAACACTGTCCAAGTATTTTTCCACAAAACAA GCACATGTTAGGTCCAATGGGAAAATTGTTTAGATCATTGGCAGGACCAAAATACGATGGAAAATACCTTCACAATGTGGTGATGGAAAAGCTTGGAGAAATTCGTGTGCATCAGACTCTCACCAATATTGTGATCCCAGCGTTTGACATAAAGACCATGCAACCAATCATTTTTTCAACATATCAAAGCAAGAGAACACCATGCATGGATGCTCGTCTCTCTGACATATGTATTAGTACTTCTGCTGCTCCCACCTATCTTCCCGGTCACAACTTCAAGAATCAAGACACAGAAGGAAACGTACATGAATTCAACCTCATTGATGGTGGTGTTTGTGCAAATAATCcg ACCTTAGTGGCCGTGAATGAAGTAACCAAGCAGATAGTAAATCAGAATAATGACTTCTATGCCATCAAGCCCATGGAATATAGTCGCTTTCTGATAATTTCACTTGGAACTGGTACACCAAAGaatgaacaaaaatttgatgcAAAAATGGCAGCAAAATGGGGTCTATTGAATTGGTTAGCTCACGGCGGTTCCACTCCCTTAATTGATATCTTTAGTCAAGCCTCGGGAGATATGGTTGATTTTCATATTGCTACGGTCACTCAAGCTCTTAACTGTCAAGATAATTATCTACGAATTCAGGATGATACATTGACTGGCATAGACTCTTCTGTTGATATTGCCACGAAAGAGAATTTAGAAAACCTATGCAAAATTGGAGAAAGGTTATTGAAGAAACCTGTAACTAAGGTCAATTTAGAGAACGGTATGTGTGAGCCTACTGGAAATGCTGAGACCAACCAAGAAGCTCTCAAAAGGTATTTACGGTTTTCAATGATTATCAAGTATcaaccattttttttttttgctgatgattctttatatatatatatgttcaatAGTTAA
- the LOC131660880 gene encoding patatin-like protein 2 isoform X4, whose amino-acid sequence MERSQSSLLQIQPPTYGNLVTILSIDGGGIRGLIPATILEYLESELQELDGESARLADYFDVITGTSTGGLVTAMLSAPNDKQRPLFAAKDIKPFYLEHCPSIFPQNKHMLGPMGKLFRSLAGPKYDGKYLHNVVMEKLGEIRVHQTLTNIVIPAFDIKTMQPIIFSTYQSKRTPCMDARLSDICISTSAAPTYLPGHNFKNQDTEGNVHEFNLIDGGVCANNPTLVAVNEVTKQIVNQNNDFYAIKPMEYSRFLIISLGTGTPKNEQKFDAKMAAKWGLLNWLAHGGSTPLIDIFSQASGDMVDFHIATVTQALNCQDNYLRIQDDTLTGIDSSVDIATKENLENLCKIGERLLKKPVTKVNLENGMCEPTGNAETNQEALKRFAKILSQERKLRELTSPHTNK is encoded by the exons ATGGAGAGATCACAATCCTCACTTCTACAAATTCAGCCCCCAACTTATGGAAACTTAGTGACAATTCTAAGTATCGATGGTGGCGGTATTAGAGGCCTTATTCCTGCAACTATCCTTGAGTACCTTGAATCAGAACTTCAGGAATTGGACGGTGAATCTGCAAGACTTGCCGATTACTTTGATGTGATTACCGGAACAAGTACGGGTGGTCTTGTAACTGCCATGTTAAGTGCTCCAAATGATAAACAACGTCCACTTTTTGCTGCTAAAGATATCAAGCCCTTTTATTTGGAACACTGTCCAAGTATTTTTCCACAAAACAA GCACATGTTAGGTCCAATGGGAAAATTGTTTAGATCATTGGCAGGACCAAAATACGATGGAAAATACCTTCACAATGTGGTGATGGAAAAGCTTGGAGAAATTCGTGTGCATCAGACTCTCACCAATATTGTGATCCCAGCGTTTGACATAAAGACCATGCAACCAATCATTTTTTCAACATATCAAAGCAAGAGAACACCATGCATGGATGCTCGTCTCTCTGACATATGTATTAGTACTTCTGCTGCTCCCACCTATCTTCCCGGTCACAACTTCAAGAATCAAGACACAGAAGGAAACGTACATGAATTCAACCTCATTGATGGTGGTGTTTGTGCAAATAATCcg ACCTTAGTGGCCGTGAATGAAGTAACCAAGCAGATAGTAAATCAGAATAATGACTTCTATGCCATCAAGCCCATGGAATATAGTCGCTTTCTGATAATTTCACTTGGAACTGGTACACCAAAGaatgaacaaaaatttgatgcAAAAATGGCAGCAAAATGGGGTCTATTGAATTGGTTAGCTCACGGCGGTTCCACTCCCTTAATTGATATCTTTAGTCAAGCCTCGGGAGATATGGTTGATTTTCATATTGCTACGGTCACTCAAGCTCTTAACTGTCAAGATAATTATCTACGAATTCAGGATGATACATTGACTGGCATAGACTCTTCTGTTGATATTGCCACGAAAGAGAATTTAGAAAACCTATGCAAAATTGGAGAAAGGTTATTGAAGAAACCTGTAACTAAGGTCAATTTAGAGAACGGTATGTGTGAGCCTACTGGAAATGCTGAGACCAACCAAGAAGCTCTCAAAAG GTTTGCAAAAATACTTTCACAAGAGAGGAAGCTTCGAGAATTGACATCTCCTCATACTAACAAGTAG
- the LOC131660880 gene encoding patatin-like protein 2 isoform X3, with protein sequence MERSQSSLLQIQPPTYGNLVTILSIDGGGIRGLIPATILEYLESELQELDGESARLADYFDVITGTSTGGLVTAMLSAPNDKQRPLFAAKDIKPFYLEHCPSIFPQNKHMLGPMGKLFRSLAGPKYDGKYLHNVVMEKLGEIRVHQTLTNIVIPAFDIKTMQPIIFSTYQSKRTPCMDARLSDICISTSAAPTYLPGHNFKNQDTEGNVHEFNLIDGGVCANNPTLVAVNEVTKQIVNQNNDFYAIKPMEYSRFLIISLGTGTPKNEQKFDAKMAAKWGLLNWLAHGGSTPLIDIFSQASGDMVDFHIATVTQALNCQDNYLRIQDDTLTGIDSSVDIATKENLENLCKIGERLLKKPVTKVNLENGMCEPTGNAETNQEALKRFAKILSQERKLRELTSPRTNNNLK encoded by the exons ATGGAGAGATCACAATCCTCACTTCTACAAATTCAGCCCCCAACTTATGGAAACTTAGTGACAATTCTAAGTATCGATGGTGGCGGTATTAGAGGCCTTATTCCTGCAACTATCCTTGAGTACCTTGAATCAGAACTTCAGGAATTGGACGGTGAATCTGCAAGACTTGCCGATTACTTTGATGTGATTACCGGAACAAGTACGGGTGGTCTTGTAACTGCCATGTTAAGTGCTCCAAATGATAAACAACGTCCACTTTTTGCTGCTAAAGATATCAAGCCCTTTTATTTGGAACACTGTCCAAGTATTTTTCCACAAAACAA GCACATGTTAGGTCCAATGGGAAAATTGTTTAGATCATTGGCAGGACCAAAATACGATGGAAAATACCTTCACAATGTGGTGATGGAAAAGCTTGGAGAAATTCGTGTGCATCAGACTCTCACCAATATTGTGATCCCAGCGTTTGACATAAAGACCATGCAACCAATCATTTTTTCAACATATCAAAGCAAGAGAACACCATGCATGGATGCTCGTCTCTCTGACATATGTATTAGTACTTCTGCTGCTCCCACCTATCTTCCCGGTCACAACTTCAAGAATCAAGACACAGAAGGAAACGTACATGAATTCAACCTCATTGATGGTGGTGTTTGTGCAAATAATCcg ACCTTAGTGGCCGTGAATGAAGTAACCAAGCAGATAGTAAATCAGAATAATGACTTCTATGCCATCAAGCCCATGGAATATAGTCGCTTTCTGATAATTTCACTTGGAACTGGTACACCAAAGaatgaacaaaaatttgatgcAAAAATGGCAGCAAAATGGGGTCTATTGAATTGGTTAGCTCACGGCGGTTCCACTCCCTTAATTGATATCTTTAGTCAAGCCTCGGGAGATATGGTTGATTTTCATATTGCTACGGTCACTCAAGCTCTTAACTGTCAAGATAATTATCTACGAATTCAGGATGATACATTGACTGGCATAGACTCTTCTGTTGATATTGCCACGAAAGAGAATTTAGAAAACCTATGCAAAATTGGAGAAAGGTTATTGAAGAAACCTGTAACTAAGGTCAATTTAGAGAACGGTATGTGTGAGCCTACTGGAAATGCTGAGACCAACCAAGAAGCTCTCAAAAG